In one window of bacterium DNA:
- a CDS encoding GntR family transcriptional regulator, producing the protein MLNLPAVSHFSRYETARSRGARLYGHLYADILSGRLRPGEALSETRLAEQHGISRTPVREVLQRLVKEGLLRVVPQIGTFVAPINLSSVNGSQFIREALECRAVRFAAERATRAQIAELRRQIVKQAQAIKSEDRLTFFRLDEVMHRTILDIAGQPLVWSLIASVKAQLDRVRYLSLEDREWLTMIFRQHREIIGCIARHDPVGADQAMQDHLRTVFGAISRIAQRHPEFFEHEPPLVLKQEFA; encoded by the coding sequence GTGCTCAACTTGCCTGCTGTGTCGCACTTTTCCCGCTACGAGACGGCGCGCAGCCGAGGCGCGCGCCTTTATGGGCATCTGTACGCCGATATCCTGAGCGGCCGGCTGCGGCCCGGCGAGGCGCTGTCGGAAACGCGCCTCGCCGAACAGCACGGCATCAGCCGGACGCCGGTCCGCGAGGTGCTCCAGCGGCTCGTCAAAGAAGGCCTGCTTCGCGTCGTTCCGCAGATCGGGACATTCGTCGCGCCGATCAACCTCTCATCGGTCAACGGCAGCCAGTTCATCCGCGAGGCTCTTGAGTGCCGCGCCGTGCGCTTCGCCGCCGAGCGGGCGACGCGGGCGCAGATCGCCGAACTGCGCCGGCAGATCGTCAAGCAAGCGCAGGCGATCAAGTCCGAAGATCGTCTGACGTTCTTTCGGCTCGACGAAGTGATGCACCGCACCATCTTGGATATTGCAGGCCAGCCGCTGGTGTGGAGCCTGATCGCTTCGGTGAAAGCGCAACTCGACCGCGTGCGATATCTTTCGCTGGAAGATCGCGAATGGCTGACCATGATCTTCCGCCAGCACCGCGAGATCATCGGATGCATCGCAAGGCATGATCCGGTCGGTGCCGATCAAGCCATGCAGGATCATCTTCGCACGGTATTCGGCGCGATCTCGCGCATCGCCCAGCGGCACCCGGAGTTCTTTGAGCACGAGCCGCCGCTCGTGCTCAAGCAAGAATTCGCCTGA
- the uxuA gene encoding mannonate dehydratase, translating into MEQTWRWFGPDDAISLSEIRQTGAAGIVTALHQIPHGAVWSRDEIAERKNAVEADKAVGLRWSVVESLPVAEAIKQGEGDLTALFDNYRASLRNLAALGVKTVCYNFMPVLDWTRTQLAAPWPGGGTALRFDAEEYAAFDCFILQRKGAEAEQTPEVLARARAWIRTASESDKDKLLATIMAGLPGVYERYDVPGLRRMVDRYADIGHEGVRQNLARFLRGVVPAAEEAGVRLCIHPDDPPRPLFGLPRVVSTRDDLDFIVKAVDSAANGITLCTGSLGSRPGNDLPAIARRFAHRIYFAHLRNVTKEPDGSFVEADHLGGDVDIVAVVRALLHEQARRKSAGDAQWRIPMRPDHGHELLDDAERKTHPGYPLIGRMRGLAELRGVMSAIASTESLPL; encoded by the coding sequence ATGGAACAGACGTGGCGTTGGTTTGGTCCGGACGATGCGATCTCGCTCTCCGAGATTCGTCAAACCGGTGCGGCCGGAATCGTCACGGCGTTGCATCAGATTCCTCATGGCGCCGTCTGGAGCCGTGACGAGATCGCCGAGCGCAAAAACGCGGTCGAAGCGGACAAGGCGGTTGGCTTGCGTTGGAGCGTCGTCGAAAGCCTGCCGGTCGCCGAGGCGATCAAGCAGGGCGAAGGCGATTTGACGGCGTTATTCGACAACTACCGGGCTTCGCTGCGCAATCTCGCGGCGCTGGGTGTCAAGACCGTCTGCTACAATTTCATGCCGGTGCTCGACTGGACGCGTACGCAGCTTGCCGCGCCGTGGCCGGGCGGCGGAACTGCCTTGCGTTTCGACGCGGAAGAATACGCGGCTTTTGACTGCTTCATCCTTCAGCGCAAGGGCGCCGAGGCGGAGCAGACGCCGGAGGTTCTCGCCCGCGCCCGCGCCTGGATAAGAACGGCGTCGGAAAGCGATAAGGACAAGTTGCTCGCGACCATCATGGCGGGGCTCCCCGGTGTCTATGAGCGTTACGATGTGCCGGGCCTGCGCCGCATGGTCGATCGCTATGCGGACATCGGCCATGAAGGCGTGCGCCAGAATCTCGCTCGGTTTTTGCGTGGGGTGGTGCCGGCCGCCGAGGAAGCCGGCGTCCGCCTTTGCATTCATCCCGACGATCCGCCGCGCCCGCTGTTCGGCCTGCCGCGCGTTGTCTCGACGCGGGACGATCTTGATTTCATCGTGAAGGCGGTAGACAGCGCGGCAAACGGCATCACGTTGTGTACCGGATCGCTGGGGTCCCGTCCCGGCAACGACCTGCCGGCAATCGCGCGGCGGTTCGCGCACCGCATCTATTTCGCGCATCTTCGCAATGTCACGAAGGAGCCGGATGGCTCGTTCGTCGAGGCTGATCATCTCGGCGGTGACGTCGATATTGTCGCGGTTGTGCGGGCCTTGCTGCATGAGCAGGCGCGCCGTAAGAGTGCGGGCGACGCGCAATGGCGCATTCCGATGCGGCCGGATCACGGGCACGAACTGCTGGATGACGCAGAGCGCAAGACGCATCCGGGCTATCCGCTGATTGGCCGTATGCGCGGTCTGGCGGAATTGCGCGGCGTAATGAGCGCAATCGCATCGACGGAGAGTTTACCGCTATGA
- a CDS encoding mannitol dehydrogenase family protein has protein sequence MTPRLSRQMLACLPGAVRRPDFDPAGLRTGIVHIGLGVFARAHLGWHTQPLLAGDPSWGILGVSLRSAATRDALAPQDGLYLCAERGGNEERLTAMGVLTGILVGPENPAAVVRALADPATRIVTLSVTEKGYHRLPAQGVLDEDDPSIRHDLANPDALRTVPGFLVAALRARTAAGVPPFTVLCCDNLPANGNSTRRVVVRFAELLDPALGRFIADEVAFPNTMVDRIVPATTDGDRERIALAAGVRDAWPVVCEPFSQWVIEDRFPLGRPAWERAGAEVVGDVHPYEMMKLRMLNGSHSAIAYLGQLAGWQTVFDAITEPAMAFFIDSLIGEAAAALRMLASVDLRAHRSALLKRFATPALRHRTAQVATDGSQKMPQRLFATAVDRLAGGLDVPCVALATAAWLRFLQGRSDDGSPLSLDDPKKDALLKAARTAGDPRSLCDTIFAMDDIVPSELARATLFRDGVQAALESLTTLGVRGTLNKWREKRHEERTDGNARNRRLIGGGIISDGTGRARAG, from the coding sequence ATGACGCCGCGCCTGTCGCGCCAAATGCTTGCGTGCCTTCCCGGCGCGGTGCGGCGGCCTGATTTCGACCCGGCCGGGTTGCGGACCGGCATCGTCCATATCGGTCTCGGCGTTTTTGCGCGGGCGCATCTCGGTTGGCATACGCAACCGCTGCTCGCCGGAGATCCGAGTTGGGGGATTCTCGGCGTCAGTCTGCGCAGCGCGGCGACGCGCGACGCTTTGGCGCCGCAGGACGGCCTCTATCTTTGTGCCGAGCGCGGAGGCAACGAGGAGCGTTTGACGGCCATGGGTGTCCTGACCGGCATCCTGGTCGGGCCGGAAAATCCCGCCGCAGTCGTCAGAGCCCTGGCCGATCCGGCGACGCGCATCGTCACTTTGAGCGTCACTGAGAAGGGTTATCATCGGCTACCGGCCCAGGGGGTGCTCGACGAAGACGATCCGTCAATTCGGCACGATCTCGCCAATCCGGATGCGCTGCGTACTGTACCGGGTTTCCTTGTGGCGGCGCTGCGGGCCCGCACGGCCGCGGGGGTGCCGCCGTTCACCGTTTTGTGCTGCGATAACCTGCCGGCCAACGGTAACTCCACGCGGCGCGTCGTCGTTCGTTTCGCCGAGCTGCTCGACCCCGCGCTCGGCCGGTTCATCGCGGACGAAGTCGCGTTTCCGAACACCATGGTCGATCGCATCGTCCCGGCGACTACGGATGGTGATCGCGAACGCATCGCGCTGGCGGCCGGCGTCCGCGATGCCTGGCCGGTGGTGTGCGAGCCTTTCAGCCAATGGGTGATCGAGGACCGGTTCCCGCTCGGCCGCCCGGCCTGGGAGCGCGCCGGGGCCGAGGTCGTCGGCGATGTGCATCCTTACGAGATGATGAAGCTGCGGATGCTCAACGGCAGCCATTCGGCCATTGCCTATCTTGGGCAGCTCGCCGGCTGGCAGACGGTTTTCGATGCGATTACCGAGCCGGCCATGGCTTTCTTCATCGATTCATTGATTGGGGAGGCAGCCGCCGCTCTGCGAATGCTTGCGTCGGTCGATCTTAGGGCGCATCGATCGGCTTTGCTGAAGCGGTTCGCCACTCCGGCGCTGCGCCATCGCACGGCCCAGGTGGCGACGGATGGATCGCAGAAAATGCCGCAGCGCCTGTTCGCCACCGCAGTGGATCGGTTGGCCGGCGGCCTAGACGTGCCCTGCGTCGCACTCGCCACCGCGGCCTGGCTGCGCTTCCTCCAGGGACGAAGCGACGACGGATCGCCGCTATCGCTGGACGATCCGAAAAAGGACGCGCTGCTCAAGGCCGCGCGCACCGCCGGCGATCCGCGTTCGCTGTGTGACACAATTTTCGCGATGGACGACATCGTTCCATCGGAGCTCGCGCGCGCGACGTTATTTCGGGACGGCGTCCAAGCCGCGCTTGAATCACTCACGACCCTCGGCGTTCGGGGGACACTCAACAAATGGAGGGAGAAGCGTCATGAGGAAAGGACTGACGGGAATGCTCGCAATCGCCGCCTTATTGGCGGCGGCATTATCAGCGACGGCACAGGACGTGCCCGCGCCGGGTAA